Within Paenibacillus albicereus, the genomic segment TATGCCGATGCGGCTTGACCGGAATGGGCGACAGCTGAAATTGCGCTCCTGCACATTTGTACCGGCCGCCCAAACGCCCTGCCCTCCCTCTTCGTATGATGTGGCATACCACAAGAAAGGGGATTGACACCATGTCTTATGGAGTTGGCGGTGTTGGTGGTGTCGGCGCTGGCTACGGCGTTGGCGGCGTTGGCTACGGCGGCGGCTGCGGCGGCGGCTTTGGCTACTCGAGCATCGGAGCCATTCTGGTTCTCTTCATCCTGCTGGTCATCATCAGCCGCGCGTTTCTGTGGTACTAATACCTGACCGAATCGCGGCTTGATCCACCTTGAAGCGAAGTTCCCCCACGGCAGCCGCCGCGGGGGATTTTGCCCTTTTCTTCTGGATTTCGGCCCGCCTCGCAAGCCAGCCCTTCCTCCAGACGGGCCGTTTCCGAGGGCATGGCGGCAGGCGCACATTTGTCCGCCCTGTCCGAACGTCCCGAGCGAGTCTCACATATGCTGAGTCAACTTGAGAGAAAAGGAGATTTGCCAGATGTCCGACTATGTCGAAGGCGTCGGAGCCGCTTCGGCTTCGCGCGGAGCTTCCTCGACCAGCATCATTCTCGTCCTGTTCATCCTGCTGGTCGTCATTTCCGGCGTTTTCTTCGTCTAAGCCGAAATGACGTTCAGCCGCGAGCCGGCTGCGGCAAGCGCGGGCCTTGGAAAGAGGAACGGAGGCTTTCTGCCGAACCTCCTTCCTTTCCCGCGCCGCAGCCGGCCATCCCGGCGGAAGCCCATTTATGCGCGCATGCCCTCCCTGCCCAAACATCCCGGCCTCCCCATGCGTATGATGTCTTATCTCAAGCGAAAGGGGATTTGACAAATGTCATACGGCGTTGGCGGTGTAGGTGGAGTCGGAGCAGGCTGTGGCGGAGTCGGTTACGGCGGCCTCTGGACGAACACGGGAGCGATTCTCGTCCTGTTCATTCTGCTGGTAATCATCAGCCGGGCGTTCCTCTACTAGTTCGCATGGAAGGAGCCCGCTCGGCAAGAGCGGATCGCGGACTCCCGCGAGCGGCTTCCCGCCGGTTCTTTCGAGAAACCGCAAACGATTCAACTTAAATAATCCATTCCATTCGAAAGGGGATTTGCACATGTCTTACGGTGTAGGCGGCGGAGTTGTAGGAGGAGCAGGCGTCGGCCCAGGCTGCGGAGGCGGCTTCGGCTACTCCAGCACGGGCGCTATTCTGGTTCTCTTCATCCTGCTGGTCATCATCAGCCGCGCGTTCCTGTACTAGTATCCCGCTCGACTCTTCGCAGCAGCGATCGAACTCGATTCCGACGAACGCCCTCTTCCGGGCGTTCGTTTTTGACGTTTTCCAACCTTGGATTCGGAGAATCGCAGCGATGAATTCCAATTCCGGAATGTTTATTTTGTGCATTTTTATAATGGTTAATTCTAAATATAAAGCCGATACTATCCGTATTTTAAGGTTGAATTGATGCCTCGTGATACGGCAGATTGCAATGACGGAACACGGGGACAATTGAGGCAGGAGGAAAGCCAGGGGCCGGAGGCAAGGCCAAGGTCTGGAGGCAAGGCCAAGGTCCGGTGGAAAGCCAGAGGCAGGAGGCACTAACGGCTCGGAGGCAAGCCGACGGCCACAAGATGACGACGAATCGACCTTATGGACGACGGCCGGGAACTTGGGCAGAAGGGCGAAATTTGGCTACTCGCACACGAAATCCGCATAAAATGGCGAACAGCGGCGAAAACGAACGGGTAAAACCGCCCATCTGGGCTTTTCTGGTCAGAAACGAGCACAAAAAGAGGGAGAGGTTGGTTGAAAAACGAACATTATTCATAACCCCTATGTTAATAATCCGGAATATCCGCGTATGGAAACATCGTTTGAAACGAAATTCGAATCTTTGCCTCTCCCTCCCGAACGATCTTAGCCCGCCGGTCCGCAGCACCAGCGCCGTTTGCCGAGTCCTCGGCGCCATACGAATTCAAAAAAAGACAAGCTCCGCCGCGCTGCTGACGCAGCCGGGGAGCTTGTCCGATATCGCATGTCAAGGATGGCTCTTCTGCCGAGACCGACAGGCGAGCCATCCTTGACGCTTGTGCATCTTCTGTGCCGTTTGTTGAACAAGACGTAATCGTGAGTGCTTGCCGATGGTCGGCCGACCGCCGCTTTAGTGGCGATCCTTGAACTCGCCGACTTTCTCCTGCACTTCGCCCTTCGCCTTGTCGACTTTGCCCTCCGCCTGCAGGCGACGGTTGTCCGTAGCGTTGCCCCATTGATCCTTAGCCTCGCCCTTCACCTTGTTGACGGCGCCTTTGACTTTGTCGCTGAGTCCTTCTGCCATGTCCGATCGCTCCTTTTGGGGATGTAGTGGCGTTGCTGTTCTAGTTCTTCTTACCCGATCCCCAAGCGGAATAAACGAAGCCCGCACAGAGAGGGCGTCCGCCGGCATCGGACGCGGCGACGACAGAAGACGAAAAAGCCGCGCGGCAGGAATCGGAATTCCTGTCCGCGCGGCTGCGCGTTCTTGCCGGGAAAGCTTAGTAGGCCAGAGAGAACAGGCCGTTGATGTGCGACAGGTAGCGGATGTTGGAGGCTTCCTTCATCAGCGTCGCCGGCAGGCCCTTGAGACGGGTCTGGTTGCCGCCGATCGTGCCGATCGCGTCCTTGCGGCCGAGCGAGCCCAGCGTGCCGGAGAATACCGGCTGGAACGTATCGAGCGTGTACCCGTTGAAGTACGCATGCAGGTTGTAACCGATGAGCTCGCCCATCTGCCAAGCCAGCTGAGCCGTCGGAGGGAACGGACGGCCTTCCGGACCCATGACGACGGCGCTGTCGCCGGCGATGAACACATCCGGGTGGGACGTCGACTGCAGGCCTTCCGTTACCGTCGCGCGGCCGCGGTTTACTTCAATGCCGCAGTTCGCTACGACAGCCGTGCCTTGCACGCCGCCGGTCCAGATGACGGTGCTCGACTCGATCGTGCTGCCGTCCTTGAGGGAAACGGTCTTGCCCTTCATCTCGGTGATCGGCAGGCCCGTCTTGAAGACGACGCCGCGCTTCTCGAGGGAAGCCGTCGCGCGCTCGACCAGCTCGGCCGGGAAGCCCGGGAGGATCGTCGGAGCGGCTTCGACGCAGTATAGGGATACGTCGTCATAGCTGATGCCGTGCTGCTTGACGAGGCCCGGCAGCATGTCGGCGAACTCGCCGACGAGCTCGATGCCCGTCAGGCCGCCGCCGCCGACGACGACGGTCAGGTCGGCCTTGTCGCCGGATTGCTTGTACTTCGCCACGGAAGCTTCGACATGGGCCTTCAGCTTGTTGGCGTCAGCGACGGATTTCAGCGTGAAGCTGTGCTCCTGCAGGCCCGGGATGCCGAAGAAGGCCGTCTCGGTGCCGAGGGCGATGACGAGCGCGTCATACGTCAGGGTCGTGCCCGTGCCGAGCTTGACGGTCTTTTCGTCCGGCTTGATCTCGGTTACTTCGCCGATCTTGAGGTCGATGTCCTTGCCGCGCAGCAGCTTGTCGAGCGGCAGCGCGACGTTGCCCTCGGACAGGTTGCCGACGGCCAGACGGTGCAGCTCGGTGATGATTTGGTGCGCGTTGATGCGGTTGACGACTGTAATCTGGGCTTGTGCCGGCGTGAAGTGCTTGCGCGCTGTCGTAGCGGCCAGAAGTCCGCCGTAGCCGCCGCCCAGAATGAGAATATGCTTGGCCATGTTCATCCTCCGTTCACGTTCTATCGGCCTCCGCGCGGGAGGACGGGATTCGTGCTAGTTCTTCTGCTTTTCCTTTTCGCCGAGCGCTTCGAGGAAAGCCTGCGTGAAGCGCAGCGTACGCTGCACGTTCGGATCCTTGAGCATGCGGAGCATGCCGAACAGGCCGACCGTGCTGGACTCGTTGGCCGCATGGTCGCCCGCCTCGATAGCGGCTTGAGCGACCGTTTTTGTCTTGTCGACGATCGGCTTGACCATCTCGCCGAGGCCGCCGCCGAAGTCGCTCAGCAGCACCTTGTCGGTCGCGAGGGACTTGGCTACGTCGTAGGAGCTGGTCATGAGGGTCACGATTTCGGCCAGCTTCGGAAGATTGTCGACGAGCACCGTAAGGGACTGCTGCACTTCCGGCTTCATGAGCTGGTCGAGGATGTCGCGCTGCTGCACGGAGGCCGGCTCTTGCGTCGCCACCGCTGGAGTGGTTTGGTTGTCGGACATGAAAAATACTTCCTCCTTTACTCTGGAAATGCGGTTCCGCCCCCATGCGGCCGCGGGACGGCCGGTCGGGGAGGCAATTCGCTTCGCTTCGGGATGCGGCAGGACGGCGGGCGCGGACGGCTTTGTACCAAATTTCACAAAACAAGGCGCCATGCGCCGAATCGCCTGCTGCACCCGGCCGCGAACGACGAGGGTCGGTCGCTTTCCCGGTCTTTGCGTTGTCGGCCCGTAGACGGCCCGGAACTTCTACACGTAAGTTTACAACTTAAACGTCGGAACTGCAAAAGAAAATTGAGGATTCCTTCGACAGAATTTGCATGCCGAGCTCCTTTTATGCGCCCCCGCAGAAGCTATCCGGATAAATGGGGCCATTTCCCGGCGGACGGCAGATTTGCGCGAGGCGGCTGACGGCGCGGACACGGCTCGAGGCCGCTTGTTAAATTAACGGGCCGTCATGCGTAACTTTCAGGGAATGTAGACATCTAAATAACATAAGGAACGAGGAGGCGGATCATTCATGGGAGGAACGAATGTATGGGATGCGGAGTGGGAGGTGGACGAGGAGCAGGCGCGGACGCTGATCGGCAAACAATTCCCTCAGCTGTCATCGAAGCAAGTGAAGCGTTTGGACTCGGGCTGGGACAATACGGTTTTTCTCATCGGAGATGAGTACGTGTTCCGGTTTCCAAGAAGAACGTTTGCAATTGGCACGATTCGTACCGAAGGGAGGCTGCTGCCGGAGCTGGAGCCCTTTATGACCCTCCCTTATCCAATACCGTTGTTTTACGGCGAAGCAAGCGACGAATACCCGGCGCCATTTCTTGGCTATGCCTACGTGCCAGGAGATTTCCCCATCGGTTTGACGGAAGAACGCCGGGCTTTGTCGGCAGAGAAGCTGGCGAAATTTTTGCGCAGATTGCATGAGTTTCCCGTGCAGGCGGCGCTGAAGGGCGGTGTTAAGCAAGATCATCGGAACTTGACGGACATAGCGTCGCGCAAAGTGCAAATGACGGGATTTCTATCGAAGGTGGTTGACCACTTGTCGCCGGAGGAGTCCGGCGCGATCGAAACGTATATGGGCAGGCTGCAAAAGGACCGTGTCGAGGCGGTGAATGTACTGCTGCATGGCGATCTTCATTTCAAAAATATACTTGTGAACGAGAACGGGATCGTTTCCGGCATCATTGATTGGGGCGATCTGAGCGTAGGCCATCCGGCATGCGATTTGAGCGTTGCGTATAGCTTTTTGCCGCCTTTCGCTCGCGGCGCGTTTTTCGAAACGTACGGAGGAGCGGACGAGGAAACGAAGCTGCTGGCACGCCTGATCGCGGTATACATCCCCATCCTGATCTTGATGCAAGCAGTCGATGACGGAAATGAAGCGATTGCGGCAGAGGCGAAATTCAACATCATGCGGGCCTTGTCGGATTAGGCTCATGAAATGCCGCTTTATGTTGAGGAACACCGCCTTTCAACGACTTCGGGTCAAAGATCAACATTAGAATTCAACCTAGCCATTAAAAAAAGCGCATGGAACCGCCGGAGCGGTTCCATGCGCTAAAACCATAGGCGAGCCGGCGAAGCCGGCTCCTGGTCGGAGAACAGCCGGCTGCTACATCCAACTGTCGATATCGTCATCGTCGATATCGTCTCCCTCAAGATCGACGC encodes:
- a CDS encoding phosphotransferase → MGGTNVWDAEWEVDEEQARTLIGKQFPQLSSKQVKRLDSGWDNTVFLIGDEYVFRFPRRTFAIGTIRTEGRLLPELEPFMTLPYPIPLFYGEASDEYPAPFLGYAYVPGDFPIGLTEERRALSAEKLAKFLRRLHEFPVQAALKGGVKQDHRNLTDIASRKVQMTGFLSKVVDHLSPEESGAIETYMGRLQKDRVEAVNVLLHGDLHFKNILVNENGIVSGIIDWGDLSVGHPACDLSVAYSFLPPFARGAFFETYGGADEETKLLARLIAVYIPILILMQAVDDGNEAIAAEAKFNIMRALSD
- a CDS encoding YjcZ family sporulation protein — translated: MSDYVEGVGAASASRGASSTSIILVLFILLVVISGVFFV
- a CDS encoding DUF1641 domain-containing protein, yielding MSDNQTTPAVATQEPASVQQRDILDQLMKPEVQQSLTVLVDNLPKLAEIVTLMTSSYDVAKSLATDKVLLSDFGGGLGEMVKPIVDKTKTVAQAAIEAGDHAANESSTVGLFGMLRMLKDPNVQRTLRFTQAFLEALGEKEKQKN
- a CDS encoding CsbD family protein, coding for MAEGLSDKVKGAVNKVKGEAKDQWGNATDNRRLQAEGKVDKAKGEVQEKVGEFKDRH
- a CDS encoding NAD(P)/FAD-dependent oxidoreductase, with protein sequence MAKHILILGGGYGGLLAATTARKHFTPAQAQITVVNRINAHQIITELHRLAVGNLSEGNVALPLDKLLRGKDIDLKIGEVTEIKPDEKTVKLGTGTTLTYDALVIALGTETAFFGIPGLQEHSFTLKSVADANKLKAHVEASVAKYKQSGDKADLTVVVGGGGLTGIELVGEFADMLPGLVKQHGISYDDVSLYCVEAAPTILPGFPAELVERATASLEKRGVVFKTGLPITEMKGKTVSLKDGSTIESSTVIWTGGVQGTAVVANCGIEVNRGRATVTEGLQSTSHPDVFIAGDSAVVMGPEGRPFPPTAQLAWQMGELIGYNLHAYFNGYTLDTFQPVFSGTLGSLGRKDAIGTIGGNQTRLKGLPATLMKEASNIRYLSHINGLFSLAY